ATATCTTTAATTTCCGTCTCAGTATCAAAGTGCCGCAAGCCCGCGAACAGCTCCCGGCTTGCCGATTGAATATCTTCTCCAAGCGAAAATTGTTCGCAATTAGCCGGAATTTGATTGTTAGTTAAAATATCATCTGTTGCCATAACGCCCATTGGCACATCTTGCTGGGCTGCCCACGCCAGCGCTTCTGGCCAATCTTCCGAACGATCAACGATATAAACTTGTGCGTTTGGCGCATAGTGCTTATATTTCATCCCTGGCGCCTTAGGAACTTCTTTAGCTCCGACATGGTGCAATTCGGTTTGAACTGGCATGCCAATGACCCGTTCGATTGCTTCAGGCGTTACGGCACCGGGCCGTAGAATTGCTGGTTTGTCGGTTGAAAGATCCAAAACTGTAGATTCAACGCCAACCTTCGTCGGACCATCATCCAGAATACCAGCAATTTTACCACGTAGATCATGCAATACGTGTTGCGCCGTCGTCGGACTCGGCTTACCAGATGTATTAGCGGATGGTCCCACGATAGGCGTTCCGGCCGCACGAATCAAAGCCAGGGTTGCCTCATTATCAGGATTACGGAAAGCCGCCGTCTGCAGCCCGCCAGTAACTTCCGGTGCCAACGCATCTGGTTTCAATTTAAAAATCATCGTCAGGGGTCCTGGCCAAAACGCCTTAATCAGCTTCTTGGCTGCTTCCGATAACGGTTGAGCAAACCGCTCAACCGTTTCCACATCAGCAACATGCACGATCAAAGGATTATCACTCGGGCGGCCTTTAGCTAAGTACACTTGCTTAACAGCATCCACATTTGTCGCATCGGCACCTAGCCCATAGACCGTCTCCGTTGGGAATGCCACTAACTGCCCCGCAGTTAACAACGCCGCAGCAGCCGGAATCTCCGCCGGCGTATATACTTTCGTTTCCATAATATATTCAAACCTCTACTTTATTATTAATTCATCGTTACTTTCATATAATATTCTTTATTATTTTTACATCACGGACTTAATCAATTGCTCATAAATTTACGCCGTACCTCCCAGGTTAAAAACAGCCCGCTTAGGATAAGACTCACATTTGAGATAACGCGGGTTATGCGCGAGCTCAAATCGACGACTGCGTTCACCCACCCCCGAAGGCCGGAATGGGACGCGGATTACAAACAGCAATCTACCTAATCGGCCCGCTTTTATCAGCATTCTCCAGGATAACGCGCAACTATTGCCGAGTCAGAGTCATTGCAACTCGCAGCATCCGATTGTGACCCGCCATGTCTTGTCGCAGCGTCACGGTCGCGTCGGGCATCGACTGCGCGAAAAGCGTCTGCAAGGCCGGTCCCTGATGGTAGCCGAATTCCAAGTATAAGCGACCGGTCGAAGTCAGATGATCGGCAACCGTCGTCGCTAACTGCTCGTAAAGTGCCAACCCATCGTGGTCAGCAAATAAGGCCGTTTGTGGCTCGTGGGCGAGGACGCTGGCGTCCATGACGTCTTTTTCGCTCGCAGCGATGTATGGCGGATTACTGACAATAATATCAAACGGCTGCGCAGATACGCTGGTCAATAGATCACTGTGAACCAGCTTAACATCTAAATGTAGGCGGTCCGCATTGGCTTTGGCAACTTGCAGCGCAGCGGTTGAAATGTCGCTGGCCGTAATCTCCCATGCCGGCCGTTCGTGTTTGATTGCCAATGCAATGGCGCCCGAGCCGGTACCAACGTCTAAGAGTCGAACTGGCGCTGTCGCTGGGACATCCGTCAAAATCCAGTCTACCAATTCTTCTGTTTCGACTCTAGGAATAAGCACTGCTGGATCAACTTGTAACGTGAGTCCATAAAACGGTGCGTCTCCGAGTACGTACTGCACTGGCTCACCAGCAACAACCCGGTCAATCCCCTGCTGATAAGCATGCCAAACAGCACTGGGTAGCGGCTCGCGGTAACGAATGAGTAATTGTGTCTGGTCTAGCCGACTCAAGCCCAATAACAGGAAGCGAGCACTATCAGTCGGCAACTGGGCCGTTTTTAGACAAAAAGAAGCCCACTGCTGGGCTTCAAAATAAGTGGGTTGAGTGGGCTTATTCATTAGTTAAGCGCTCCATTTTTTCAGCTTGATCAGCTAAAACGAGGGCATCAATAACTTCGTCTAACTCGCCGTTCATCACCCGGTCAAGTTTGTTGAGCGTTAACCCAATTCGATGATCCGTCACCCGATTTTGTGGAAAATTGTAAGTCCGAATACGTTCAGAACGGTCACCCGTCCCAACGGCTGATTTACGTTCAGCATCATATTCGTTTTGTTCCCGTGACTGATAGTAGTCGTAGACCCGTGCCCGCAAGATTTCCATCGCTTTGGCCCGGTTTTGCTGTTGCGAACGTTGGTCTTGCATCGAGACCACGATACCGGTTGGTAAGTGGGTCATCCGCACCGCTGAAGACGTCTTGTTGATATGCTGACCACCAGCACCAGATGAACGAAAGACATCGGTCCGAATATCTTTTTGATCAATATCAATGTCAACATCCTGCGCTTCCGGCATAACGCCGACTGTTGCAGTTGAGGTATGAACCCGCCCAGCTGATTCAGTCACTGGCACCCGCTGTACCCGGTGCGCGCCACTCTCATACTTCAGCTTAGAGTAGACCTTGTCACCAGAAATGATCAGAACGATTTCTTTAAAGCCACCAACTTCAGTTTCATTACGATCAGCCACTTCTACTTGCCAGCCTTGACGTTCTGCGTACTTCGAGTACATGTTGAACAGGTCCGCAGCAAACAAACTAGCTTCGTCACCACCAGCAGCACCGTGAATTTCCATGATGATGTTCTTGTCATCGTTAGGGTCTTTAGGCAACATCAATAACGTGATTTCATGTTCCAATTGATCCTTTTCCGCGTTAAGGTTCTTTAAATCATCTTTGACCATCGCGTTCATCTCATCGTCGAGCTTTTCATGAAGCAATTCGTCATTTTCTTCGATCTGACTCGTGACTTCCTTGTAGTGATTATATTTTTCAACCGTTTCACGAATATTACCCATTTCCTTAGATAACTTCATGAAACGTTGAGAATCCGAAATAACTTCCGGATCACTTAATAGTTCACCGAGTTCCTCATACCGATCGGCAACGGCTTGTAACTTATCAAAAAACTTATCCATTCTCAGTTAATCCTCACTTTGTTAATTTCGGCGGGTAAAAATAATGATGACGACAAACTGGGTAGTACGCCTCATTACCCCCGATTTGAACTTGTTCGCCTTCATAAACGGGCTGACCATCGTGGAACCGTAAATTCATAATTGCTTTTTTACGACAGAACCAGCAGATTGTCTTCATTTCTTCGATCTTGTCCGCATATAGCAGTAGGTACTTGCTACCTTCAAACAATTCGTTACGAAAATCATTCTTTAAACCAAACGTCATTACTGGAATCTTTAGCTCATCAACAATGTCAGCCAATTCTAGGACGTGATGCTTTTTCAAAAATTGGGCTTCGTCGATTAAAACGCACGCAGCATCCGGATTGGTTTGTTTAACGATCTCAAAAATATTGGTATCATCAAATACTGGCGTTGCTTCACGTTTAAGGCCAATGCGACTCGCAACATAGCCCACACCATCACGATTATCTAAGCCACTCGTTAAGATAATGACCGACTTATCTTGTTCCTCATAGTTATGGGCAACTTTCAAAATTTCAATGGTTTTACCACTGTTCATCGCGCCATATCGAAAAAATAACTGTGCCAAGCGACTCATTCCCCTTTTTTACACATTTCTAGTCAATTATAGCGGATTTGGCCGTGAATTTCAGCATTCTGTCATTAAAACTAATTAACGAATTGATAATATGCGGTTAAATGGCGGGAGTATCACTTTTCTTTTAGGGACGTTCAGTATAAAATACTTGAGAGTAGGACATTTTGTCCGGTAATTATGATTTTAATACCCGGTAGTTGGTCACACTGATCATTTCCCAGGTAAATCAAGAATTAGGGGTACCGATAACTTATGTCAATTAATAGTACATTAGCCACCTGGACGGGTAAATCCGCATATTGGTTTTTACACACCTTCCGTGGCGGTGGGAGCTCACTCCCCGGCAAGTTAGCGCTGAAGCTCGATCCAACGATTTTAAAGCATCTCGCTAAAAACTACGACGTCATCGTCATCACTGGGACCAACGGTAAAACGTTAACGACCGCCTTGACGGTCAAGGTTTTACGTGAACAGTACCCTGACATTTTAACCAATCCAAGCGGATCCAACATGAAGCAAGGTATCGTCACGACCTTTTTACGGGCACCTAAAGCGCACCAAAAGCCACTCGCAGTTCTAGAAGTCGACGAAGCTAACGTAATCATGGTCACCAAGTACATCACACCAAAAGCCTTTGTCTTCACGAACATTTTCCGTGACCAGATGGATCGATATGGTGAAATCTACACGACATATCAAAAAATCTTAGACGGGGTTGCTTTAGCACCTGAAGCGACAATTATTGCCAACGGTGATTTGCCACTCTTCAATGCCAAACAATTGCCTAATCCGATACTGTATTACGGATTTGACTACCAGCCCGACCATGACCAACAAGCGCCAGCAAATACGGATGGCCTGCTTTGTCCGCGTTGTCAGCATATTTTGCGTTACCATAGTCGAACTTATAGCAATATGGGCAAGTATTATTGTCCCCACTGCGGTTTTGAGCGTCCACAGTTGACATACAAATTAAACGCCCTAACCGCTATGACACCGACTAGCTCAGACTTTGAAATCAACGGTCAGGCCATGCATCTTAATATCGGTGGTCAATACAATATTTATAATGCGCTAGCTGCCTACGCGGTTGGGCGCTTCATGGACGTCACGCCGGCCAAAATCGCGCACGCCCTTAGCGACAACGATGAACAAGTCTTTGGTCGTCAAGAGACCTTTCACGTTGGCGAAAAGGACGTCACGCTGATTCTCGTCAAGAATCCAGTGGGCCTTAACCAAGTCTTGCAAACAATCAGCACCGATGACCGGCCATTCTCATTTGCCGCTCTGCTCAACGCAAACTATGCAGATGGTATTGATACTAGTTGGATCTGGGATGGTAATTTTGAAAAATTACCGGCATTGAATATTCCCGCCTATATTAGTGGCGGTGAACGTTATCGTGATATCACGTTCCGGCTAAAAGTTGCTGGCGTACCGGAAGATCAGTTAACCATTATTCCTGACCTGACCAACATGACGACCGCAATTCAAAAACTACCGACCAAGCAAGTCTACGTCGTCGCAACTTACACCGCGATGTTGCAATTACGAAAACAACTTGCTAGCCAAGGCATTATCGATGGGGGGATGGCTTAACCATGACTTATACACTACACGCCGCACACCTCTACGGCGATCTAATGAACACGTATGGTGATATCGGTAACATTTTAGCAATGCGCTACTATGCTAAAGCAGTGGATGCCGACATCACTGTTGACTTAGTTAGCTTGGATGATCGGTTTGACGAAGAAAAATATGACTTCGCCCTCTTCGGCGGTGGTCAGGATTACGAGCAAACGATTGTTTCCAAGGATTTACAAACGAAAAAAGACGCCTTGACCGCATATATCGAAGCCGGTGGCCCATTATTAGCAATCTGTGGTGGCTTTCAAATGCTGGGCCATTACTACATTGGGGCCCATGGTGAAAAGATCGCGGGTATCGGTGCCTTAGATCATTACACGCTCAGTCAGGATAACAATCGCTTTATTGGTAATATAACCATTGAGAACGCCGAAACCCACCAGACCTACTATGGTTTTGAAAACCACAACGGGATGACCTTCCTGGGCGAAGGTGAACGGCCCCTTGGTCAAGTGCTCCAAGGTAACGGCAATAATGGCAAAGATCAATCTGAGGGCGTTATCTACAAGAACACCTTTGGGTCTTACTTCCATGGTCCAATCCTTGCACGCAATGAAGCCCTCGCTAAACGAATCTTGAAACTGGCCTTACAACGTAAGTACCCTGAAGGCAACTTCGATGCACTGGATCAACTCAACGAAGACCTCACTAAAAACGTTATCGTGAAACCTTAAAACGTATCACTCAAAATCGCCACTGACTTAGTTACCAGCCAGTGACGATTTTTTAGTTTGATCCGTATTAATTGGTTACAATGATAATAGTTTTTGGAAGCCTTCTCATTAGTAAACCCCTTCAAGCTATAATAAATATTTATATACTTTCAGATAGTGATTATTAATAAACTGATACTATCAGTAGATACACAAAAAAAGATTGATATTGGCTTCCAACCAGTATCAATCTTTTTTATCCCATCAAGGGGTTAACTAATTATGCCTTAGCCCCAGGTTCTGAAGCAATAATTTGTAAATCGCCTTTCAATGTCCATTGTTTTACGTCAAATGGCAAGATAAAGTGGACGCCCTTACTCAATGGATAGTCTTGACCGTCAACGACAATGCTACCTTCACCATCAAGTACAGAGACTAACGTATAAGGTGCTGTTCCCCGGTTAAAAGTTGCTTGCCCATTTGTTAGCCGCCATTGCCAAACACCAAAGAATGGTGATTGGACGTATTTGGTCACCGTTGCATCCCCAACCTGGGTAGTCGTGATGTCAAGATCAGGGTCATGATGCGGAACGTTAGTTGTATCAATGGATTGTTGCAAATGCAGCTCGCGCTTCTGACCAGTGGTCTTGTCGACCCGGTCCCAATCATATAGCCGGTAAGTCGTATCAGAACTCTGCTGCGTTTCTAACACCATAATTCCCTTACCAACCGCGTGAATCGTTCCAGATGGGACATAAAGGAAATCGCCGGGCTTAACGGGCACTCGCCGTAATAGCTTATTCCATTCACCGTTGTTGATCCATTCAGCGAGCTGTTCACGGGTCTTCGCATGATGACCATAAATCATCGTTGCACCCGGTTCAGCCGCAATCACGTACCAGCATTCAGTCTTGCCAAGTTCGTGCTCGTGTTCAGCCGCGTACGCATCATCAGGATGCACTTGCACCGACAAATCTTCACTAGCATCCAAGATTTTCGTTAATAGTGGGAAGACATCTCCCTTAGCATCACCGAACACATCACGATGTTCTGCCCATACCCGATCCAGTGTCATGCCAGCGTACGGCCCATTTTCAACGGTCGCCGGACCATGCGGATGAGCTGAAATAGCCCAACATTCACCAGTATGATCACTGGGAATATCATAATTAAAATCATCATGTAATTTGGTACCGCCCCAAATTTTTTCATGGAACACCGGCTTTAAAAAGTATGGCTCACTCATAAGATCTACTCACTCCATTGTTGAATTTAATATCTAAATTTTAGCATAAATGAAAGCGGTTGTGAAACCGAAGTAGCTAATTTGTAACCGTATCCGCCAACCAAGCCGCAATTAACCGGCGACGTGCTGGAAGGAATACCGAATTATTTGCAACTGGATGCACCCGGTTGGATAAGAAAACAAGGCCCCGTTGCCGTTGACGGTCAAGCATCAGGAGCGTACCAGTATAACCAGTATGAAAAATCACCGGCAGTGTCTCATCAGAACGGTGCCAGAGGTTCCAACCAAAGCTCCGGCGTAAGTGTTGATTGGGCGTCCAATCTTGATACAAGCTTGCAATCGTAGCCTGTGATAGCACAGCTGGTACGTCGATTTGGCCGAGCATCAGTTGTGAAAACCGAACAAGGTCTGTCACACTGGCAAATAAACCGGCGGAACCACAGTGTTCACCTAAGACTCTGGCCTTAGGATCATGAACGATCCCCCGTAACAACCCAGTTTTCATGGAATACGTCGTCGGAACGGTTTGCGCTAGTTGAGGTTGAAAACTCGTGTGTGCCAACCCTAATGGCTGCAAGACGCGCTCAGTGATAATTGGCTGAATGGCCGCTCCAAGAATTCGTTCAATGACTTGCCCCATGATGATCAAGCCTAAATCCGTATAAACCACCCGATGATTGCGGTTACGCTCACTGATTGGTAGCTGTTGAATCGCGGCTAATAACGCATCCGCTGACAACGCATTCCGATTTGGAATATAACCACTCAGCCCACTTGTATGGGTCATTAAATTACGAACCGTGATCGTTGTGGACTGTAAAGTCGGTAGGTAGTCATGCACGGGGCGATCAATTTCAAGTTGCCCATTTTGCATCAACTGCATCGCCACGGTTGTCGTTCCCACGACCTTAGTAACCGAGGCCAAATCATACATCGCATCCGGCCATAATGGTTTGATCGTTGGTTTTATTTGAGCGACGCCCACTTGATTCGTGTGCCACTCAGCCCCATCGATCAAGGCATAACTCGCCCCTGGGATCACTTGATCTTGGACCATTTGGTTAATTAGTGCTGCGGTTCTACTAAAAGTTAACATTAATTTATTCATTCTCTCTTATTAGGATCATGATTCAAGTCGGGATTGACTGTGGCTAAACCGCCTTCAAGGTCAGTATCAACCAAGTAACCTGGCAAACTGTCCACGTTTTACCCTGACAATTTCTACGGATACAAACTGACCTGATTGCATCAACGACCTTCCCGAAGCTAGTGCTGACTTCCGAATAACCGCGGTAATGTGACCAACCAATAACTGATTAAAGCGGCCCCGCCAATGACGAGAAGCCATTGATTCGAGACAACCTGATGATTATACAGTAACGTACAGCCCACCAAAATTCCCGTGCTGACCCATTCAACTGTCTGCCAATGTCGATTACTCCACTTTATCATCTTGCCCAACTCCCTTTAATTTTAGCGTTTCTTCAGCAACTTTACATCACAATCAGCAATCTTAACCTAACCGTAACGTCCCCTTAGCCGAATAACTGTCGTTCCAATCATGCGTCTACTGATTAGACAGCATTTCTTACTATTCACAATACCACGTGCATCATGCGCACGCACATAAAAACGACTTTAGTTCCACCCGTATCACGGGTCTTACTAAAGCCGTCTTTTTATTCACACAAACAACACTGTACTTAGTCTAATTCAACTTTCTGGACCCAACCTTCAGGCGCTTCCCGATCGCCAAATTGAATTCCAGTTAATTCATCATATAATTTTTTCGTTACCGGACCAACTTCCGTTTCACTGTAGAACACGTGTAACTTGCCTTGATGTTCCAAGCCACCGATTGGTGAAATAACCGCAGCTGTCCCACAAGCCCCAGCTTCAGCAAACCGGTCTAAATCATCAATGTAGACGTCGCCTTGTTCAGTCTTCATCCCAAATTTATGTTCTGCCAAGTAGAGTAATGAATATTTCGTAACGGAAGGTAGAATTGATGGTGACTTGGGTGTCACAAAAGTGCCATCCTTAGTAATCCCGAAGAAGTTCGCTGAACCTACTTCTTCAATCTTACGATGTTCAACCGGGTCAAGATAAACACAGTCGGAGAAACCGTTGGCATGAGCTTCTTGACCTGGGAATAAGCTAGCCGCATAATTCCCACCAACTTTATAAGCCCCGGTTCCTTTATGGGCCGCACGATCATATTCGGACGTCGTAAAGTTGGTTGGCGTCATCCCGCCTTTGAAATAACTACCAACTGGCATGGCAAAGACCGTGAAGATGTATTCCTGAGCTGGATGAACACCAATGTTACCCCCAACCCCGATCATCAATGGCCGTAAGTATAAAGTCGCACCAGTTCCATACGGTGGCACGTAATCTTGATTAGCCTTAACAACCTGTTTAACAGCGTCCACAAACATGTCTGTCGGCACTTGTGGCATTAATAACCGTTCACAGCTGGTCTGCATTCGGGCTGCATTACGATCTGGCCGGAATAATTGAACACTACCATCTTTAGTGCGGTAAGCTTTTAAGCCTTCAAAGTCTTGTTGACCATAGTGTAATGCTGTTGAGCCTTCACTAATATGTAAAGTTGCATCTCCCGTTAATTCTTTTTTGTACCAAGCACCATCTTTCCAATACGCACGATAACGGTACGGAAGATTCCGATATTCAAACCCCAAGTTGTTCCAGTCTAATTGTACGTCTGCCATATGCTTCGACTTCCTTTATATGTAATTTTCCAAATTAATTAATTTGAATTTAATTAAAAGATTAATGGTTAATTAGAAGTTTGTCAAGGGCCCGTTAAACATTTCCAACGCTTTAAGATTTTTTTGGTATAATGAGTGTAAATTTAGCAAAGGACTGGTTTGTCGTGGCTAGTAATTCAGATTCAATTTATAACGTCATGTTTTATATCACCCATCACCCGACTGAAATTCAGTTTACCCAACCGGAATACACGAATGTCGTTCGGATGGGTGTCCCCGATCATATTAAGGTCGCTAACCCCGAAATTTATTTTCCTGACAACAAGCTATTAGTCAACCGATTTCAGGATGACTTTGTCGCTAAAAACGGCAACTTACTTGACTTCTTCTTCGATTACACAGAGAAAAAGGTCCCTAACTACCATGAAGTATGGGTTTCTTCGGCCCATTTACCAGCCAAACACTTATACTTCTTAGAGTTATCATTTGAGTAATTTAACGCACGTAACCTTTACGATCTATTTGGAATCAAATTTAACAATCAAAAAATCACCACCTGGATGAACATAATCCAGGTGGTGATTTTTTAATTACTTTACAAGCGTAAAATGCAGCCGACTTAGAACTACGGGTTCGTCCCGTCATAACCTCGAATAGTGAGCTTTACTTGACTAATCAAAGTCCAGTCGCGCTCATAAAACGTTACTTAGTCATAAAGATATACAAGTCAGACGTGGAGACACCAATCGTGAAGCGAACGCCCTTAGAGGTAATCGGATCGATTGTCGTCGTACTACCACTATTATCCTTGGTTTCCTTCTGGAACTGTTTCATAACCTTCTTGGCATTGGCGCCCGTTGTTGTCGTCATCAAAGCAAACGCCGTCCCAAAGTTCTTCTGGCGGGTCTTGTTCTTAAAGGCCTTGGTTGGAACAATCATCGCTGCCCCTAATACGTCACCCTTCTGAACATTTAGCCGGATCTTATAATCCTTAGTTGTTAACACGTTCTTAATGCCATCACTTGGCATCTTCGTCGGTAACAATTGCGACTTGACCTGCTTTTTCGCCGTTGCCATTGCCGCTTCGACCTGCTTCTGAGTCGTTTGCAAACTAGCTGCTTTGGTCTTGAGCTGCGCCGCAGCAGTTTGTTGGGCCTGGAGTGTCTTAGCACCCGTGGCAGCCGCCGTACCGCCAGCCTTGATTTGGGCCTGGGCTTGCTTGACTTTGGCTTGGATCGTTGCTTGTTGCTTTTTAAGGGCTGCACCCTCAGTTTGCAACTTCTTAGCCGCCTGTTGATCAGACTTGCTGAGTTTAGAAGCAATCAAAGCCTGATTGTAAGTCGTCGCCATCTTTTGATAGCCAACTAGCTTCTTGGCGCCCTTTACGTGCACCGTCGTGGTATCCGAACCGGCCTTAATCTTCACCGTTTGGCGGGTCGTCTTGGTCGGAACTTGAATAACAAACGTATGATTACGCACCGTCGCCGTCTTCGTCTGACCACCGTCAAGCTGATAATGAACCTTTTTAACGTTGGATTTTCCTTTGACGGCCGCTACTAACCCGTTCGGCTTGTATGTGGTTTTAGTCGTTGATAAGGTTGTCTTGCCACAGCCCGCTAATAAGAACGTTAGCGCACCCGCAGTAACGGCAACCATTGCTGTTTTCCGGAACAATTGACACCCCTCCTTTAGTCGAGACTAATATTGCCAGTAAATTGACTGTTATATAGATCCGCATAGAACCCATTTTGAGCCATCAACTGTTCATGCGTCCCAGTTTCAACCACTGACCCATGGTTCATCACAATAATGTTGTCCGCACCCTGAATCGTTGATAACCGGTGCGCAACCACAAAACTGGTCCGGTTCTTCAGGAGTCGTTCCATGGCATGCTGAATATGCACTTCAGTCCGCGTATCAACCGAACTCGTTGCTTCATCCAAAATCAGAATTTCTGGATTAGCCACAAACGCCCGGGCAATCGTCAATAATTGGCGTTGTCCCTGTGAAATATTTGAAGCTTCTTCGTTCAGAACCGTCTGATAACCATCTGGCAATTTGCGAACAAAGCTATCAACATGGGCCGCTTTAGCCGCAGCATAAATCTCTTCATCTGACGCATCTTCACGGCCGTACTTCAAGTTGTCAAAAATCGTCCCAGTAAAGAGCCAGGTATCTTGAAGCACCATCGCAAAGTGTGACCGCAAGTCTTCACGATCCAGGTCCCGTGTATCGGTCCCTTTCAATTTAATAGAACCACCTTTGATGTCATAAAAACGTTCCAACAAATTAATGATGGTCGTCTTACCAGCACCAGTTGGCCCAACGATGGCCACTTGTTGCCCACGTTTAACGTCCAGATTATAATCCTTCATTAACAGGTCGTTATCCGCATAACCAAATTGAACGTGTTGCAGACTAATCAAGTTATCACTATCTGGTTCGGCTGGTAAGTTGGATTTCGTCTGTTTCATTTCTTCTTCATCAAGCACTTCAAAGACCCGTTCAGCGGAAGCCACGGTCGATTGAATCGTGTTCAACAAGTTCGCCATTTGTGAAATCGGTTGTGAAAATTGTTGCGTGTATTGTAAGAACGCTTGAATGTTACCTAACGAAACGTTCCCGTTAGCCACATCAATCCCACCAATGATGGCAACAAAGACGTAGCCAATATTATTTAAGAACATCATCAGTGGCATGATAATACCTGAAATAAATTGCGCTTTCCAGGCTGATTGATAATAATTATTGTTTTGGATTTCAAAATCATCGATGGCATCTTGTTCCTTGTTAAAGCTCTTGATGACCACGTGTCCAGCATAGTTTTCTTCAACTTGGTTATTCAACAACCCCAAGCTCTTTTGCTGTGTTCCGAAGAATTTCTGTGATTTCGGCGCAATCACACCAACCACCACGACACTCAGTGGAATGGTAACGAGTGCAATCAAGGTCAGCTTCCAACTAATCGTCAGCATCATCCATAAGGTTCCAACAAAGGTGACGGTACTTGTCACCGCTTGGGTTAGGTTTTGCTGCAACGTGTTGGCAAT
This Lactiplantibacillus plantarum DNA region includes the following protein-coding sequences:
- a CDS encoding serine hydrolase domain-containing protein, yielding MLTFSRTAALINQMVQDQVIPGASYALIDGAEWHTNQVGVAQIKPTIKPLWPDAMYDLASVTKVVGTTTVAMQLMQNGQLEIDRPVHDYLPTLQSTTITVRNLMTHTSGLSGYIPNRNALSADALLAAIQQLPISERNRNHRVVYTDLGLIIMGQVIERILGAAIQPIITERVLQPLGLAHTSFQPQLAQTVPTTYSMKTGLLRGIVHDPKARVLGEHCGSAGLFASVTDLVRFSQLMLGQIDVPAVLSQATIASLYQDWTPNQHLRRSFGWNLWHRSDETLPVIFHTGYTGTLLMLDRQRQRGLVFLSNRVHPVANNSVFLPARRRLIAAWLADTVTN
- a CDS encoding branched-chain amino acid aminotransferase, producing the protein MADVQLDWNNLGFEYRNLPYRYRAYWKDGAWYKKELTGDATLHISEGSTALHYGQQDFEGLKAYRTKDGSVQLFRPDRNAARMQTSCERLLMPQVPTDMFVDAVKQVVKANQDYVPPYGTGATLYLRPLMIGVGGNIGVHPAQEYIFTVFAMPVGSYFKGGMTPTNFTTSEYDRAAHKGTGAYKVGGNYAASLFPGQEAHANGFSDCVYLDPVEHRKIEEVGSANFFGITKDGTFVTPKSPSILPSVTKYSLLYLAEHKFGMKTEQGDVYIDDLDRFAEAGACGTAAVISPIGGLEHQGKLHVFYSETEVGPVTKKLYDELTGIQFGDREAPEGWVQKVELD
- a CDS encoding ABC transporter ATP-binding protein, translating into MSEKNTSSTKPARPAGGHGPGGHAGLVEKPKSFWKTAIRLMRYMSDRWVGLAVVMIFAIASVIFQIRTPKILGKATTELYKGIMKGAAQQKAGISQSGYPINFEKIGQIIMIVLIMYLASALFNFIQQYIMTRISQRTVYKLRRSFKGKMQKVPISYYDTHSNGDIMSRAVNDMDNIANTLQQNLTQAVTSTVTFVGTLWMMLTISWKLTLIALVTIPLSVVVVGVIAPKSQKFFGTQQKSLGLLNNQVEENYAGHVVIKSFNKEQDAIDDFEIQNNNYYQSAWKAQFISGIIMPLMMFLNNIGYVFVAIIGGIDVANGNVSLGNIQAFLQYTQQFSQPISQMANLLNTIQSTVASAERVFEVLDEEEMKQTKSNLPAEPDSDNLISLQHVQFGYADNDLLMKDYNLDVKRGQQVAIVGPTGAGKTTIINLLERFYDIKGGSIKLKGTDTRDLDREDLRSHFAMVLQDTWLFTGTIFDNLKYGREDASDEEIYAAAKAAHVDSFVRKLPDGYQTVLNEEASNISQGQRQLLTIARAFVANPEILILDEATSSVDTRTEVHIQHAMERLLKNRTSFVVAHRLSTIQGADNIIVMNHGSVVETGTHEQLMAQNGFYADLYNSQFTGNISLD